Below is a genomic region from Candidatus Methylomirabilota bacterium.
GACGATCCGCTCGCCCTTCTTGCCGGCGATCTTGGCCCAGTCGTCGGGGTTCGTCGTGTTCGGCAGGTCCTCGTTCTCCTTGAACTCCTCGCGCACGGCCGTGGTGAGGTCGTCGGTCGTGATGCCCTTGGGGCCGCCGCCGATGAGGCGCTTGAGGGCGAGCTTCTTGGCCCGGCGCACGATGGACTCGATCATGGCGCCGGAGGAGAAGTCCTTGAAGTAGAGGACCTCCTTGTCGCCGTTGGCGTAGGTGACCTCGAGGAAGCGGTTTTCCTCGGAGAGGCTGTACATGGCCTCCACGCTGGCGACGATCATCTGCTCGATGGCGGCGGCGATGTCGCCGCGGGCCTCACTCTGGGCGAAGGGGATGTCGGTGGTGAGGTACTTCTTGAAGATGTCGGCGGCCGCGGCGCGGTCGGGCCGCTCGATCTTGATCTTCACGTCCAGGCGCCCGGGGCGCAGGATCGCGGGGTCGATGAGGTCCTGGCGGTTACTGGCGCCGATGACGATGACGTTCTTGAGGCCCTCGACGCCGTCGATCTCGGCCAGGAGCTGGGGCACGATCGTGGTCTCGACGTCGGAGGAGATGCCGGTGCCGCGGGTGCGGAAGAGCGCGTCCATCTCGTCGAAGAAGACGATGACGGGCACGTCCTCGGCGGCCTTTTCCTTAGCTTTGACGAAAATCTCTCGAATCTTCCTCTCTGTCTCTCCCACGTACTTGTTCAGCAGCTCCGGGCCTTTGATGTTGAGGAAGTAGCCCTTGATCTTCTCGCCGCGGGTTTCGGAGATCTTCTCGGCGAGGTTGTTGGCGACGGCCTTGGCGATCATGGTCTTGCCGCAGCCGGGGGGGCCGTAGAGGAGCACGCCCTTGGGGGGCGTGAGCTTGTGCTCCTTGTAGTAGTCGGCGTAGAGGTAGGGGAGCTCCACGGCGTCCTT
It encodes:
- the arc gene encoding proteasome ATPase — protein: LHPALKPDALKPGQELILNEGLNVIEAAGYEIQGEVVILKEQLDPERAVVTLRADEEKVGIIADPLRLQRLKTGDHLLMDAKSGYLLEKLPKSEVEDLQLEEVPDIGYDDIGGLVDQIEAIKDAVELPYLYADYYKEHKLTPPKGVLLYGPPGCGKTMIAKAVANNLAEKISETRGEKIKGYFLNIKGPELLNKYVGETERKIREIFVKAKEKAAEDVPVIVFFDEMDALFRTRGTGISSDVETTIVPQLLAEIDGVEGLKNVIVIGASNRQDLIDPAILRPGRLDVKIKIERPDRAAAADIFKKYLTTDIPFAQSEARGDIAAAIEQMIVASVEAMYSLSEENRFLEVTYANGDKEVLYFKDFSSGAMIESIVRRAKKLALKRLIGGGPKGITTDDLTTAVREEFKENEDLPNTTNPDDWAKIAGKKGERIVYVKPLMGEAKEKQRSVEKLVNTGQYL